The Brassica napus cultivar Da-Ae chromosome C7, Da-Ae, whole genome shotgun sequence genomic interval CTCCACGGTCTAGGCAATATGTGGACTTAAAAACAAAGAACGTATGTCCGATGTATTTAGCATCAAATGTGCATCTCTTATGACACTGCAATTCTCCCAAAGATGAAAGAGGCTCGTTTCAGCCCTAAGAATGGGCTGTGTTTTAGGGTATCAAATGTacaattattcaaagtaaactAAACACTTTAGTATCGtgattttaatgtttgtgaTGGAAATGCTTACAAAAGGCATCTCTAATAGTTGAGTTTATTTCTatcttgaaaattttattttcttcaaaataaaacaacaatttCTTtggtttactttatttttttctagtaaATACTCCAATTATATTCTATCTCcactttattattaattattaatagcaTCTTTTACTATTtcatgttaattaatattatccagttattttgttttatcaatAATCTAGCACAATTActatttaatataaactaaatataattatattataaaactattacataacataaataagcAAACAATGAACAttctaatttattaaaatcatcataaatatatttttctataactgATTAACAGAAGTATTTTTAAGCAAAAGGTAAGTTTATTTATCTTTTGATTCTTCTTATGTGAgataatatttataagaaatgaatatttttgtgattttgtatataaaaatccaattagatgaaaataataattgaatatttaaaattagttggATAGTAGTAacatatgtaatttattttgccaaaggataaaaataaataaattttaaggaccaatctaaaattttaaaaattcatcttCGAATTTGAAGATATACCGTTcacattttcattttaaagTAAGAAATAAGAAACGTTGGAgtaaaaatttattcaaaatgaataaaaaagtaGAAAATGAATCATCGTTGGAGTAGTATAAGGTTATCAAAGGCTGTAGACTAGGGTAACAAAACAAACGAATAGGCAATGTGCACCCATAAAATTTCaagttaaaacaaaaatgtCTGAGATTTTTTGTCTAAATTTATCAGAAAAACTTGTAACCAATGAACCATAAAGTTGAAAACATCAAAGATACTACTATTACTCTCAAGTCTCAAACATTACCAAAACTGTAAGAAAGCCAAGAATAACATTATTGCCTTAAACCCACATCAAATCCTCACATTCAAATAATCAAACAACACACCAAACTAGAGCTTGAGGAAAACAAACTCTTCCACCGCTGGAATCTCCCCAATCTTCTTAAGAGTCTCCTTGCTCGGCTGATCATCTACACCAATCGCCATAATAGCTTGCTTCCTCGGTGCGATTCTTCCAACGCTCATGAAGTTAACATTAACATTAGACTCTCCAAGAATGCTCCCCACCGTACCGATCATACCTGGTTGATCCACCTGCCTGCACAGTATGATactaccttcaagagtcacatCCACCTCAAATGATCCAACCTTAGTCAAATGCGGGACTCCGTCTTTAACCTTTCCCTCTACTTTGACCTCTCCTGATTCAGACAAGGAGCTCGCGAATTTCGACTCCACGTTCCCTAGCTTCACAGTTATCGTCTCCAACGGGTTCTCTGGTGACCCGTCCAAGACCACACGCTCCTCCGAGAGTCTCAGACCTCTCTGCTTAGCTGTGAAATCAGCGTTGACCAAGTTGACGTATACGTCAGAGATCGGCTCGATGATTCCCTTTGTGATCATGGCCCTTAGAAGCCTCGTGTCTAGATCATCAGTGGCTCGTGCTGACGTGTACGACACTTTCACGTTCTTCACGCCGCTTCCTCCGGCCACCAGCTGCACCGCTAGTCTCCCTAGCTTCTCAGCTAGCACCACATACGGTTTCAGCTCCGTCAGAACCTCAGCAGAGACCATAGGCGCGTTGACCGCAGTAGCAGCGAGCTCTCCGTTCAAAGCTCCAACAACAGCTTCAGCGATCTCAATCGCAACTCCTTCCTGAGCCTCCATCGTGCTGGCTCCAAGATGAGGCGTCACCGTGACCCTCTCGTGCTGCACCAGAGGGCTGTCTTTAGCCGGCGGCTCTTTGGTGAAAACATCAAGCGCGGCCTGAGCAACGATCCCAGCATCAAGGGCCCTCACTAACGCGTCTTCGTCTATCACACCTCCGCGAGCGACGTTCACGATGCGAACTCCTTTCTTCATCTTGGCAAAGGTCTCGTCGTTGAGTATCTTGGATGTCGCCGGCGTGAGAGGCATGTGGAGAGAGATGAAATCAGCGGTGGCGAGGGCTTCGCCGAAGCCGACTAGCTCAACGCCGATGGCGTGTGCACGGTCTGCTGGCGCGTAGGGATCGTG includes:
- the LOC111207771 gene encoding D-3-phosphoglycerate dehydrogenase 1, chloroplastic: MSAAASSTISVATTNPLKSLSLSSRSPLPSASSISFPSRNPRRLVLVSCTTGDGSKPTILVAEKLGDAGVKLLEDFANVDCSYNMTPEELNTKISLCDALIVRSGTKVGREVFESSRGRLKVVGRAGVGIDNVDLRAATEFGCLVVNAPTANTIAAAEHGIALLAAMARNVAQADASVKAGEWKRNKYVGVSLVGKTLAVLGFGKVGTEVARRAKGLGMRVIAHDPYAPADRAHAIGVELVGFGEALATADFISLHMPLTPATSKILNDETFAKMKKGVRIVNVARGGVIDEDALVRALDAGIVAQAALDVFTKEPPAKDSPLVQHERVTVTPHLGASTMEAQEGVAIEIAEAVVGALNGELAATAVNAPMVSAEVLTELKPYVVLAEKLGRLAVQLVAGGSGVKNVKVSYTSARATDDLDTRLLRAMITKGIIEPISDVYVNLVNADFTAKQRGLRLSEERVVLDGSPENPLETITVKLGNVESKFASSLSESGEVKVEGKVKDGVPHLTKVGSFEVDVTLEGSIILCRQVDQPGMIGTVGSILGESNVNVNFMSVGRIAPRKQAIMAIGVDDQPSKETLKKIGEIPAVEEFVFLKL